In Oncorhynchus gorbuscha isolate QuinsamMale2020 ecotype Even-year linkage group LG08, OgorEven_v1.0, whole genome shotgun sequence, one genomic interval encodes:
- the abhd12 gene encoding lysophosphatidylserine lipase ABHD12 isoform X2 — MRKRNNSLTVDHDSSSTNTLLDSSPDLNYCHKRGEGVPEPCVPSSSESDKNMGRPFRRYGLMGRLKRILLWVLGVYITIPFLVKLCPSIQAKLVFLNFVRLPYFIDLKRPQDHGLNHTYNFYLQPETGVNIGVWHTVPDQMWKEAQGKDREWYDSTFKSPYPVMLYLHGNAGTRGGDHRVQLYKVLSLLGYHVVTFDYRGWGDSDGSPSESGMTSDALFLYQWMKERVGSKPLNVWGHSLGTGVATNLVRRLCDRGTPPNSLVLESPFTNIREEAKSHPFSMVYRYLPGFEWFFLDTISANDIRFASDENVDHISCPLLILHAEDDSVVPFHLGKKLYNIASQSKSLSGHKLQFIPFPVSLAYKHKFIYRSPELPHILSDFLGTSHPHA, encoded by the exons ATGCGAAAGCGAAATAACTCGCTCACCGTGGACCATGACAGCTCTTCCACCAACACATTGCTGGACAGCAGTCCGGATTTAAACTACTGTCACAAGAGAGGGGAAGGGGTTCCTGAGCCTTGTGTGCCATCTAGCTCGGAATCGGACAAAAACATGGGCAGACCATTTCGAAG ATATGGCCTAATGGGCAGATTGAAGAGGATCCTCCTGTGGGTGCTGGGAGTCTATATAACCATCCCCTTCCTCGTCAAACTATGCCCCTCAATTCAGGCAAAACTAGTATTTTTAAATTTTG TGCGGCTGCCCTATTTCATTGACTTGAAAAGGCCACAAGACCATGGGTTGAACCACACCTATAACTTCTACCTGCAGCCAGAGACTGGTGTCAACATTGGTGTATG gcacacagtcccagacCAGATGTGGAAAGAGGCGCAGGGGAAGGACAGAGAGTGGTATGACAGTACCTTTAAATCGCCCTATCCAGTCATGCTGTACCTTCACGGCAACGCAGGGACAAG AGGAGGGGACCATAGAGTTCAGCTCTATAAG GTCCTTAGTTTATTAGGCTACCACGTAGTCACATTTGATTATAGAG GTTGGGGTGATTCAGACGGGAGCCCCTCTGAGAGCGGAATGACGTCAGATGCCCTGTTCCTCTACCAGTGGAtgaaggagagggtggggagCAAACCCCTCAACGTCTGGGGCCACTCACTGGGGACAGG GGTGGCCACTAACCTAGTCCGACGTCTGTGTGACCGAG GGACGCCCCCAAACTCCTTAGTCTTGGAATCTCCATTCACCAACATCCGAGAGGAGGCCAAGAGCCACCCCTTCTCTATG GTCTACCGGTACCTTCCAGGCTTTGAATGGTTCTTTTTAGATACCATTTCAGCAAACGACATTCGATTTGCCAGTGACGAAAA TGTGGACCACATATCCTGTCCATTGCTTATCCTTCATGCCGAGGATGACTCAGTCGTGCCCTTCCATCTAGGGAAGAAG ctGTACAACATTGCTTCCCAGTCCAAGAGCCTGAGTGGACACAAGCTTCAGTTCATcccctttcctgtctctctggcctACAAGCACAAGTTCATTTACAGGAGTCCTGAGCTGCCACACATACTCAG TGACTTCCTTGGCACGAGTCATCCCCATGCATAA
- the gins1 gene encoding DNA replication complex GINS protein PSF1 encodes MFCEKAIEIIRELHRMGDGQLPAFNEDGIRQVLEEMKALYEQNQSDVNEAKSEGKSELIPTIKFRHCCLLRNQRCIAAYLYDRLLRIRTLRWEYGSVLPTNIRFHMCAEELEWFNQYKKSLATFMRSLGGEEGLDITQDMKPPKSLYIEVRCLKDHGEFEIDDGTIILLKKNSQHFLPRWKCEQLIRQGVLEHIMS; translated from the exons ATGTTTTGTGAAAAGGCAATCGAAATAATCAGAGAACTTCACCGGATGGGCGATGGTCAACTGCCTGCATTCAAT GAAGATGGTATTCGTCAGGTGCTGGAGGAGATGAAAGCATTATATGAGCAGAATCAAAGTGATGT CAATGAAGCCAAGTCTGAGGGAAAAAGTGAGCTGATTCCAACCATCAAGTTTCGTCACTGCTGTCTGCTGAGAAACCAACGTTGCATCGCTGCCTACCT CTATGACAGGCTCCTCCGCATTCGGACTTTGAGGTGGGAGTACGGAAGTGTGTTGCCCACAAACATCCGCTTCCACATGTGTGCAGAAGAG TTGGAATGGTTTAACCAGTACAAGAAGTCACTGGCTACCTTCATGAGGTCActtggaggagaggaaggacttGACATAACACAGGACATGAAACCTCCAAAGAGTTTGTACATTGAG GTGCGCTGTTTAAAAGATCATGGCGAGTTTGAAATAGACGACGGGACCATCATTCTTCTGAAGAAAAACAGTCAG CACTTCCTGCCACGATGGAAGTGTGAGCAGTTGATTCGCCAGGGGGTCTTGGAGCACATCATGTCTTGA
- the abhd12 gene encoding lysophosphatidylserine lipase ABHD12 isoform X1, with translation MMRKRNNSLTVDHDSSSTNTLLDSSPDLNYCHKRGEGVPEPCVPSSSESDKNMGRPFRRYGLMGRLKRILLWVLGVYITIPFLVKLCPSIQAKLVFLNFVRLPYFIDLKRPQDHGLNHTYNFYLQPETGVNIGVWHTVPDQMWKEAQGKDREWYDSTFKSPYPVMLYLHGNAGTRGGDHRVQLYKVLSLLGYHVVTFDYRGWGDSDGSPSESGMTSDALFLYQWMKERVGSKPLNVWGHSLGTGVATNLVRRLCDRGTPPNSLVLESPFTNIREEAKSHPFSMVYRYLPGFEWFFLDTISANDIRFASDENVDHISCPLLILHAEDDSVVPFHLGKKLYNIASQSKSLSGHKLQFIPFPVSLAYKHKFIYRSPELPHILSDFLGTSHPHA, from the exons A TGATGCGAAAGCGAAATAACTCGCTCACCGTGGACCATGACAGCTCTTCCACCAACACATTGCTGGACAGCAGTCCGGATTTAAACTACTGTCACAAGAGAGGGGAAGGGGTTCCTGAGCCTTGTGTGCCATCTAGCTCGGAATCGGACAAAAACATGGGCAGACCATTTCGAAG ATATGGCCTAATGGGCAGATTGAAGAGGATCCTCCTGTGGGTGCTGGGAGTCTATATAACCATCCCCTTCCTCGTCAAACTATGCCCCTCAATTCAGGCAAAACTAGTATTTTTAAATTTTG TGCGGCTGCCCTATTTCATTGACTTGAAAAGGCCACAAGACCATGGGTTGAACCACACCTATAACTTCTACCTGCAGCCAGAGACTGGTGTCAACATTGGTGTATG gcacacagtcccagacCAGATGTGGAAAGAGGCGCAGGGGAAGGACAGAGAGTGGTATGACAGTACCTTTAAATCGCCCTATCCAGTCATGCTGTACCTTCACGGCAACGCAGGGACAAG AGGAGGGGACCATAGAGTTCAGCTCTATAAG GTCCTTAGTTTATTAGGCTACCACGTAGTCACATTTGATTATAGAG GTTGGGGTGATTCAGACGGGAGCCCCTCTGAGAGCGGAATGACGTCAGATGCCCTGTTCCTCTACCAGTGGAtgaaggagagggtggggagCAAACCCCTCAACGTCTGGGGCCACTCACTGGGGACAGG GGTGGCCACTAACCTAGTCCGACGTCTGTGTGACCGAG GGACGCCCCCAAACTCCTTAGTCTTGGAATCTCCATTCACCAACATCCGAGAGGAGGCCAAGAGCCACCCCTTCTCTATG GTCTACCGGTACCTTCCAGGCTTTGAATGGTTCTTTTTAGATACCATTTCAGCAAACGACATTCGATTTGCCAGTGACGAAAA TGTGGACCACATATCCTGTCCATTGCTTATCCTTCATGCCGAGGATGACTCAGTCGTGCCCTTCCATCTAGGGAAGAAG ctGTACAACATTGCTTCCCAGTCCAAGAGCCTGAGTGGACACAAGCTTCAGTTCATcccctttcctgtctctctggcctACAAGCACAAGTTCATTTACAGGAGTCCTGAGCTGCCACACATACTCAG TGACTTCCTTGGCACGAGTCATCCCCATGCATAA